The Sorangiineae bacterium MSr11954 DNA segment TGCAAGCCAATCGGGCGACGAGCCGTCCGGTTGCAGCTCCCGATCAGCCAACGATCAGTCCGGTATCGCCACCAGCGCGACATCCAGCTGAACCGGTGGATCGCCCTCTTTAACATCCACCAACCGATCCCACGGAAAGTGACCCGGCGCTTCGACGGTGATGCGGTGCCGCCCCGGTGGAAGCGCCACCCCATAACGGGTGACCCGCGCCAGGTTGCCAATCCATTGTTCGTCGACGGTGACGGTGGCGGTCTCCGGTTGACCGTGCATCCGCAAGGAGACCGTGCGCGGCGGGGTTCCACCGGCGCAGCCTCCCACGCCAGCGGCCGCGAGCAGCCCTACCATGCCCAGTACGGCGGCTTGCCGCAGCTGATGGAGCGCAGCCAT contains these protein-coding regions:
- a CDS encoding PEGA domain-containing protein; protein product: MAALHQLRQAAVLGMVGLLAAAGVGGCAGGTPPRTVSLRMHGQPETATVTVDEQWIGNLARVTRYGVALPPGRHRITVEAPGHFPWDRLVDVKEGDPPVQLDVALVAIPD